The genomic segment TTTTCCGCTTTTGCGCATATCTATCTTTTCTTCATTGTCTAATAAGTCTGCTATCATATTTTCAACTTCTCTACGCTTTATATCTTTTATTCTTCGATTTCCAAAATAGGTGCAAGCTGTATTTATTTTCGATTTTTGAGATTTGATTGTTGATTGTTTGACTTCATTATTATGTTTTTCAAGCCATTCAATAGCGACTGCTTCAAAAGTAGAATTAGTATCATTAACGATACCGCCATTTTTTACAGCTGCCTCAAAATCAACTGCTGCATCTTTTGCTTGCTTTTTAGTTTTAAAACCACGTCTTGTTGTTGTAATAGCTTTACCAGATTTATCATAACCAGAAACGGCTTTAAATAAATAAAGAGATCCTTTAGTTTTTGTTGTATATTTTTGTATACTAGCCATTTATTTTTCTCCTCTCTATGTTATAATTGGATATAGCAAATAGCACCGTATGACAGCGTGGCATTTTGCAGAATATTAGGTTGAACACTCCTCAATTTTAGTCGGTGGGGGAGTGTTCTTTTTTTGTGTATATTAATGTAAATTGATTGTTTCTGTTTCTGTTCCAAAAGCTCCTGTAGATACTTCTAACTGAGTTTTTGTAGAGTTTGCTTGTTCTTCAGAGATGTCAAACGCTATTTTACCTTGCATTTCAATATCGGGATTCAAGTTTTCTAAGAAGAAAGAATTTGTAATTTGACCATCTTCACCTTGGTTCGCTGACATAGAACCAGTAGCATCTGCTTCAAAACTTTTATCTCCTTCTTTCAATTTGAAAAAAGAACTATCAACCATTTTTGCTTCGTTTCCGTTATTTTTAACTGTTACATCCACAATCAAGAAAGTTCCTTTAGCTTCTGTGGGCATGATGCTTGGACCAACTGATTTGCTAACTTCCATTCCGTTGACAGTATATTCCATATCTCCTACAGTCACTAAATCACCAACTTTAAATGTTGATTCTTCTTTTGCTGGTGTTGAATCTTTTGTTTCAGTCGCGTCTTTGGTTTCTGTAGTATCACTTACAGTTTCTTCTCCACCTAGACTACCACCTATAATAGCGATTAATATAACAGCTACAACCCAAAACCAAACTTTCTTGTAAAAAGGCTTCTTAATTCTTCCTTTAACTTCGTTACCATGTTCGTCAAATAATTTTCTTTTCGCCATTTTAATTCCTCCAATGTATATGTATTTTTATTATCCCTGATGGTTGGCAACCTTCAGGGATAACTTAATTATATCTATTTATATTGATAACGCTATATTTATTTGCTATTTTTATTCAAACTCTAAATCCACTATCATTTCATCTAAACTTTCTAAAGCCTCGTTCTTTTCTATATAATTAATCCAAGATTGATATGGATCAGCTGACTTCGAATTAATAACAGTTTTGAATTTATCGTAAACATTTCTCATTAATTCAACCCAAATTTTATCTATAGCTCTGTCAATTTTATTTTCATTCCACCGCTTTTTTTGTGGACGTCTAGCATTTCTTGCTAGTTGATCTTCCATCGCTTTTTGATAAAATATGTTTTTACCAGCAAAATTAGAATCCATATATTCTACAAAATCTTTGAAATTCATCTTTTCACCCCTATATTTTAATCGTAATTAATAATTGAAACTATAACTTTTCCTAATATATTTAAATTATCTGCACTTTCGTAACTTATCACAACATCTGAAAAGCTATCATCAGAAGAATCAGGTCTAAATATAATTCGTTTGTTTTTCTCGTCATTAAGATATCTTTTCATAGAAAATTCGCCATTATCTGAAAAAACTACTATATCGTTCTTCTTTAGGTTATTAACTTCCCATTTTTTGACACCTATCATTGAATCATGTGGAATAACATTATTCATAGAATCCCCATTTACTTTCATAATCAATATATCGCTATGACCTGCGTACCCATTCATAATTACGTCTGGTAATTCTATATCTTTTAAGTCATCTTCAAATACAGCTTCTATTGTACTTGGTAAACCTGCCGCAATAGAGCCATTAAACAGCTTATATGTTCTTGATGGAATTTTGTTTAAAGTGCTTATAAATTCGATATCTTTATAAGTGGTATCAATATCGCTTTTACCTACACCAAAATAGTCAGCAATTTTTTGTAAAACTGCATGTGATGGTTTTGATCTTAAATTAATATAATCACTCATTGTAGACGGACTAATTCCTATTTGTTCA from the Carnobacterium inhibens subsp. inhibens DSM 13024 genome contains:
- a CDS encoding helix-turn-helix domain-containing protein → MNNQKKIIASNIKRLINENDISQKELSEQIGISPSTMSDYINLRSKPSHAVLQKIADYFGVGKSDIDTTYKDIEFISTLNKIPSRTYKLFNGSIAAGLPSTIEAVFEDDLKDIELPDVIMNGYAGHSDILIMKVNGDSMNNVIPHDSMIGVKKWEVNNLKKNDIVVFSDNGEFSMKRYLNDEKNKRIIFRPDSSDDSFSDVVISYESADNLNILGKVIVSIINYD
- a CDS encoding DUF4352 domain-containing protein, which produces MAKRKLFDEHGNEVKGRIKKPFYKKVWFWVVAVILIAIIGGSLGGEETVSDTTETKDATETKDSTPAKEESTFKVGDLVTVGDMEYTVNGMEVSKSVGPSIMPTEAKGTFLIVDVTVKNNGNEAKMVDSSFFKLKEGDKSFEADATGSMSANQGEDGQITNSFFLENLNPDIEMQGKIAFDISEEQANSTKTQLEVSTGAFGTETETINLH